Proteins encoded within one genomic window of Haematospirillum jordaniae:
- the addB gene encoding double-strand break repair protein AddB: protein MTLRGPLLNIPARFPFADTLARGLLEETGSDPMQLATYTLLLPTRRAVRTLREAFLRQSNGKALLLPRLLPVADPDEITLLPLLSDTSATDDSTMDIRPPISPLHRQLLLTRLILAAPATGQACTPDRAALLASELAQLLDQVQTEGLGFDALEKLVPEDYAQHWQITLDFLSILTRHWPVILDSMGCLDPAEHRNRLLLARAHTWQTTPPSGPVLAAGITGSIPAVASLLATIATLPQGRVVLPGLDRNLDADSWEAIDESHPQYALKRLLDRLGKNRDAVHNWPCVESIRTAHPDRERLCSELMRPASTTHTWRHIKPLAEEAIKGITRLDCPSPREEALAIALLMRHTLSIPERTCALVTPDRDLARRVAADLTRWGITVDDSAGRPLTVTPPGAFLRLGADMVAQRFAPVPLLALLKHPLCSAGLDAAVFRDSVRRLELTVLRGVRPAPGIAGLRAAALASGAMDESLSTLLDALERCCADFTALMAEQNVPLHILLESHMRMAEALATTPDRPGPLWLWDADAGMAAASFAADLAEHAAVLGQIRPQAYPGLLDALMRGRTVRTRFGSHPRLDILGPMEARLHQADVMIVGSLNEDVWPPRPGADPWMSRPMRTAFGLPLPEQKVGHTAHDLVTVLGSPHVVLTRSLKAEGTPTVPSRWLLRLETVLSAVGLALPEPEHPWLKWAELFDRPEQMIPVRRPAPRPPVESRPRALSATRIETWMRDPYAIYARHILGLRPLDPLDAQPGPADYGTLVHRALEDFIKRFPHILPADPEAELLASGQKVFADTIARPSVQAFWWPRFERLAHWFAIQEQGRRTMIRETFVEISGSLDLGDFVLTAKADRIDLLEDGSLVIVDYKTGAPPSAREVAAGFSPQLPLEALIAHHGGFPGIPAGRTISSLLYWHLKGSANGGEERNACGHGMSPDTLAKQALEGLRGLIDAFSHPGTPYEARPHPGKAPAWSDWLHLARVREWAAAGDTDGDGA from the coding sequence GTGACCCTGCGGGGACCCCTTCTCAATATCCCCGCACGGTTTCCGTTCGCAGATACCTTGGCCCGCGGGTTGCTGGAGGAAACGGGCAGTGACCCGATGCAGCTGGCCACCTACACCCTCCTACTTCCCACACGCAGAGCTGTGCGGACCCTGCGTGAAGCCTTTCTGCGCCAGTCGAACGGAAAAGCCCTTCTTCTCCCCCGCCTGCTGCCAGTTGCCGACCCGGATGAGATCACACTGTTGCCCCTGTTGTCCGATACGTCCGCAACAGATGACAGCACAATGGACATCCGCCCCCCCATTTCTCCCCTGCATCGCCAGCTGCTGCTGACACGTTTGATCCTGGCGGCACCGGCAACCGGTCAAGCCTGCACTCCGGACCGGGCTGCCCTCTTGGCGTCCGAACTGGCACAGCTCCTTGACCAGGTCCAAACCGAGGGGCTGGGCTTTGATGCCTTGGAAAAGCTGGTGCCAGAGGACTACGCCCAACACTGGCAAATTACGCTCGATTTCCTGAGCATTCTGACACGGCATTGGCCCGTCATCCTAGACAGCATGGGCTGCCTAGACCCTGCGGAACATCGGAATCGCCTTTTGTTGGCCCGGGCCCACACCTGGCAGACAACACCACCGTCCGGTCCTGTTCTTGCCGCAGGCATTACCGGGTCCATACCGGCCGTGGCCAGCCTCCTTGCCACCATAGCTACCCTGCCACAGGGACGCGTTGTTCTTCCCGGACTGGACCGCAACCTGGATGCAGACAGCTGGGAAGCCATCGACGAAAGCCATCCTCAATATGCACTCAAGCGCTTGCTGGACCGACTTGGGAAGAACCGTGATGCTGTGCATAACTGGCCCTGCGTAGAGAGCATACGCACCGCACACCCCGACCGGGAGCGCCTGTGCAGCGAACTGATGCGCCCGGCCTCGACAACCCACACATGGCGCCACATCAAACCTCTGGCAGAAGAAGCCATAAAAGGCATAACCCGCCTTGACTGCCCATCCCCACGGGAAGAGGCGCTGGCGATCGCCCTGTTGATGCGCCATACCCTGTCGATACCAGAACGTACCTGTGCCCTGGTGACGCCGGACAGGGACCTTGCCCGACGTGTAGCAGCAGATCTGACCCGCTGGGGCATTACGGTTGATGATTCAGCGGGTCGCCCCCTGACCGTCACCCCCCCCGGGGCGTTCCTCCGGCTGGGAGCCGACATGGTCGCCCAGCGCTTTGCCCCTGTTCCGCTGCTCGCCCTTCTGAAGCACCCGCTGTGCAGTGCCGGACTGGATGCCGCCGTGTTCCGGGATAGCGTCAGGCGTCTGGAGCTGACCGTGCTGCGGGGTGTCCGGCCAGCTCCGGGGATTGCGGGCCTCCGGGCTGCGGCCTTAGCATCCGGGGCAATGGATGAAAGCCTGTCCACTCTCCTGGATGCACTGGAGCGCTGCTGCGCGGATTTTACAGCCTTGATGGCCGAACAGAATGTTCCCCTGCATATCTTGCTGGAATCGCACATGCGGATGGCCGAAGCCCTGGCCACAACACCGGACAGACCTGGCCCCCTATGGCTGTGGGATGCCGATGCCGGTATGGCCGCCGCATCCTTTGCCGCCGATCTGGCAGAGCACGCTGCTGTACTGGGACAGATCCGCCCGCAAGCCTACCCGGGCCTGTTGGATGCCCTGATGCGCGGCCGTACCGTACGCACCCGTTTTGGCAGTCACCCCCGCCTGGATATTCTCGGCCCCATGGAAGCCCGCCTGCATCAGGCGGATGTCATGATTGTGGGAAGCCTGAATGAAGATGTCTGGCCCCCCCGCCCCGGTGCCGATCCGTGGATGAGCCGTCCAATGCGGACAGCGTTCGGGCTTCCCCTGCCAGAGCAGAAGGTAGGGCATACCGCACATGACCTGGTAACGGTGCTTGGCTCCCCCCATGTCGTCCTGACCCGCTCCCTGAAGGCAGAGGGCACACCGACCGTTCCCTCACGCTGGCTCTTGCGTCTTGAAACAGTCCTGTCTGCTGTCGGCCTTGCCCTTCCGGAACCGGAGCATCCGTGGCTGAAATGGGCCGAGCTGTTTGACCGCCCTGAACAGATGATACCCGTACGGCGCCCGGCCCCCCGCCCTCCGGTCGAATCAAGACCACGTGCCCTGTCCGCAACCCGGATCGAAACGTGGATGCGCGACCCCTATGCCATCTATGCCCGCCATATTCTGGGGCTGCGCCCCCTTGATCCTCTGGATGCCCAGCCCGGCCCGGCTGATTACGGAACTTTGGTGCACAGGGCACTGGAAGATTTCATAAAGCGCTTCCCACACATTCTGCCTGCTGATCCGGAAGCCGAACTGCTGGCCAGTGGGCAGAAGGTTTTTGCCGATACCATCGCCCGGCCATCCGTCCAAGCCTTCTGGTGGCCACGGTTTGAACGGCTGGCACACTGGTTTGCCATCCAGGAGCAAGGGCGGCGGACTATGATACGGGAAACATTCGTGGAGATATCCGGAAGCTTGGATCTGGGCGACTTCGTTCTGACCGCCAAGGCTGACCGGATTGACCTGTTGGAAGATGGCAGCCTTGTCATCGTGGATTACAAAACCGGGGCCCCACCCTCTGCACGTGAAGTAGCAGCCGGCTTTTCCCCCCAACTGCCACTGGAGGCCTTGATTGCACATCACGGCGGTTTCCCCGGCATTCCTGCCGGACGGACGATCTCATCCCTCTTGTATTGGCACCTGAAGGGATCTGCCAACGGAGGAGAGGAACGAAACGCCTGTGGCCATGGGATGTCACCGGATACCCTAGCCAAACAAGCTCTGGAAGGGTTGAGAGGGTTGATCGATGCCTTCTCCCACCCCGGTACGCCTTACGAGGCACGCCCCCACCCCGGAAAGGCACCGGCCTGGTCAGACTGGCTGCACCTGGCGCGGGTCAGGGAGTGGGCTGCTGCCGGCGATACCGATGGAGATGGGGCATGA